The window CCTGCGGTTTTGATATTTGTTTTTGTTGCGGTGATTCCGCTGATACAGGTGTTTGTGTTCAGCTTATTTGACATTCAGCTCAATAATCCTACAAAAAGTGAGGTTTCACTTTCATATAAAATAGATGTAGAAAACTATGCTAATACTATTTTTACAGTTTCTTCAATAATAGATGGAATCAATATTGAATCTTTAAATGATAGTCAAAAAAAGACAATTGCCAGAATAAAATCTCTATTGCCTATGATGGAGAAAAGTATTTTTAACACAAAGGCAAGAATTGACAGGCTCAACAAGGTCAATCACCTTTTAAATAACTTTCAGCCGGTAGATAGCAAGCTAAAATATCTACCAGTGGCTGCTAAAGAGATAAATCAATATAATGCATATGTAGATAAAATCATAAACCTTACAAACTCTTTGCCAAACACGCAAGAGATGAATGATTTAAAACAGGCAATTTTAGCGTTTGACCAGGTGATAGTTAAACCAAACTTTGTTGGTCTTCAGAACTATTGCTACTATCTAAAAGATTCAAGGCTTTTGTCAGCCGTAAAAAATACACTTTTGTTCACAGTTGTAACAGTGTTTTTTGAACTTATGTTTGGTCTAATGCTTGCAGTTGTTATGCACAAAGTAGCAAGCCTGAAAAATGTTTTCAAAAGCATTGTTCTTATGCCCTGGGCTATTCCAACAGTTATATCAGCTTTGATGTGGAAGTTTATGTATGATGGTCAGGTTGGTATCTTGGCAAAGTTTTTTGCAGACATTGGACTTATCAAAAGCCCGGCAGACCTTTTATCAAGCACTACAAACGCAATGATAGCTGCAATGACAGCCGATATCTGGAAAACAACGCCCTATATTGCAATTTTGCTTGTTGCAGGACTTCAGACAATTCCGGAGTCACTTTATGAAGCTGCAAAAGTGGATGGAGCAAATGCGGTGTATCAATTTTTCAGGATTACACTACCGATGTTAAAACCAACTATACTTGTGGCCCTGCTTTTTAGAACCTTGGATGCATTTAGAGTATTTGACCTGATTTATGTTTTGACTGGTGGCGGGCCTGCAAACTCAACAGAGACAGTTTCTATCTACACTTATAAAACTTTGTTTAACCAGCTTGACTTTGGTAGTGGTTCAACCTTAGCTGTGCTGATTTTCATAATGGTAACCATTATAAGCTTTATCTATATAAAAATCCTTGGCGCTGAGGTATTCTCACATCAAAAGAGGTGATGGGATAAAATGAAAAACAAGAAGAAACTGACAGGCGAAAAGATTGCAAAGATTGTTATGAACATAATAATTGTGCTGGCACTGATTGTAATTTTGTTTCCTTTTTACTGGCTACTTCTTACATCAATA is drawn from Caldicellulosiruptor diazotrophicus and contains these coding sequences:
- a CDS encoding carbohydrate ABC transporter permease, with translation MGRKEKLFGYLFLLPAVLIFVFVAVIPLIQVFVFSLFDIQLNNPTKSEVSLSYKIDVENYANTIFTVSSIIDGINIESLNDSQKKTIARIKSLLPMMEKSIFNTKARIDRLNKVNHLLNNFQPVDSKLKYLPVAAKEINQYNAYVDKIINLTNSLPNTQEMNDLKQAILAFDQVIVKPNFVGLQNYCYYLKDSRLLSAVKNTLLFTVVTVFFELMFGLMLAVVMHKVASLKNVFKSIVLMPWAIPTVISALMWKFMYDGQVGILAKFFADIGLIKSPADLLSSTTNAMIAAMTADIWKTTPYIAILLVAGLQTIPESLYEAAKVDGANAVYQFFRITLPMLKPTILVALLFRTLDAFRVFDLIYVLTGGGPANSTETVSIYTYKTLFNQLDFGSGSTLAVLIFIMVTIISFIYIKILGAEVFSHQKR